TAAATCAGATTTTTATAATAATAATGAAGAAATTTTTATTTGCTATAATGGCTTTTGCGGCTCTTTTCTCGCTTGCCGCATGTAATGATACGGAGACTTATAAGGAGCAGCGTGACCGCGAGTTGGACTCTATCAGCTCTTTCCTGCGCCACGAGAATGTGAAGGTGATTTCTGAGGAAGAGTTCAAGAGTCGTTGGGAAAAGAAGCAGAAGGACAATAGCGTGGTTCTTACTGATACTTCCAAGAACAACAACGAGTATGTGCTCTTCAACAGTAATGGTATCTACATGCAGGTGTTGGACATGGGCTGCGGCGATTATATCCAGAAGGGTGAAACCACCGATGTGCTCGTCCGTTTCTATGAGTACAACCTGGGTCTTAAGGCTGCCATCTGCAATGAGTCATTGCAGTTGACTAACAACACCGTGGTTTATTCCTATATGCTCGACAAGATGAGCGTAACCAACAACTCGGGAACCTTCACAGGCTCTTTCGATACATCCAACAGTCTGATGGCTGCCACATATAACAGCAGCACTTATTATGGTACCAGTGGTACCGTGCCAAGCGGCTGGTTGATTCCGTTCAGCTGGGTGAAGATTGGTCGTCCTAAGAAAGATAGCGAGCATGTAGCCCATGTGCGTATCCTGGTTCCTCATTCATACGGTACCACAGCCGCTTCTGGAAGCGTTTATGCCTGCCTCTACGACATGACCTTGCAGCGAGGCAGATAATATAGTGTGACTATTAACTTTAAAAGATATATTTATGACACTGATTAAGTCAATTTCTGGTATCCGTGGAACAATCGGCGGTCCAGCGGGCGATACATTGAATCCGCTCGACATTGTCAAGTTTACTTCTGCATACGCTACCTTCATCCGTCGTAGCGGTGCTTCTAAGAGCAACACCATCGTAGTAGGTCGTGATGCACGTATCTCTGGCGAGATGGTGAAGAATGTGGTTTGTGGCACCTTGATGGGTATGGGCTACGATGTGTTGAACATCGGCTTGGCTACTACTCCTACCACCGAGTTGGCTGTTACCATGAGTGGTGCGGCTGGCGGTATCATCATCACTGCTTCTCACAACCCACGCCAGTGGAACGCCCTCAAGCTTCTCAACGAGAAGGGTGAGTTTCTTACAGCAGCTAACGGTAATGAGGTGTTGAGCATCGCAGAGAAGGAAGACTTCGAGTATGCTGATGTTGACAACCTTGGTAAATATACAGAGGATAATACCTTCAACAAGCGTCACATCGACTCAGTGCTTGCATTGAAACTCGTAGATGTTGAGGCTATCAAGAACGCTCACTTCAAGGTTTGCGTTGATGCCATCAACTCTGTGGGTGGTGTCATTCTCCCTGAGTTGCTCGATGCACTTGGCGTAGAATATACATTCCTGAATGGGGAGCCAACAGGTGATTTCGCTCACAATCCAGAGCCATTGGAGAAGAACCTCGGTGGTATCATGGACGAGTTGAAGAAGGGTGGTTATGATATGGGTATCGTCGTTGACCCTGATGTTGATCGCCTGGCATTCATCTGCGAGGATGGTAAGATGTTTGGCGAGGAATATACCCTGGTAAGTGTAGCTGATTATGTATTGAGCAAGACTCCAGGTAACACCGTAAGCAACCTTTCTTCTACCCGTGCGCTCCGTGATGTAACCGAGAAGCATGGTGGTTCATATTGCGCTTCAGCCGTAGGCGAGGTGAATGTAACTACCAAGATGAAGGATGTTCACGCTGTGATTGGTGGCGAAGGCAATGGTGGAGTTATCTATCCAGAGAGCCACTATGGTCGTGATGCCCTCGTAGGTATCGCCCTCTTCCTGAGCAGTCTGGCTCATAAGGGCTGCAAGGTGAGCGAACTTCGTGCCAGCTTCCCTAACTACTTCATCGCCAAGAACCGCATCGACCTGACTGCTTCTACCGATGTAGATGCTATCCTCGTCAAGGTGAAGGAGATGTATGGCAAGGAGAAGGATGTAACCGTTACCGATATCGACGGTGTGAAGCTCGACTTCCCTGATAAGTGGGTTCACTTGCGCAAGAGTAACACCGAGCCAATCATCCGCGTATACAGCGAGGCTTCTACCATGGAGCAGGCTGATGAGCTGGGCAAGAAGCTTATGCAGGTGGTTTATGATATGCAGTAAGATACATATATAATCTCCCGTTTTTCACGGGAAACGACAAGGGTCTATATGCCACGATGAACAGGTGGCGTATAGACCCTTGATTATATGGTGATATTCGTAATCTACATCTCCGCTTCCTGTTTTTTATGAATTGCTCAGATTCTTAATGATTTCCAAAGGTAGCTGGGTAGCTTTGGAAACCTGTTCGGCAGAAAGTCCCATTGCCAACAAACGTTGTGCTGTTTCTGTGTTGGCCTCATGTTTGCCTTCTGCTCTACCTTTCTCCATACCTTCAGCAATTCCTTCTTCCTTACCTTTTTCCTTACCTTTCTGGTAGCTGTCATCTATGAGGGTTCTTTCAACGCTTACGGAATCCCAGAACTTATCATAGGCTCTGAGTTCGGCATCAGAGAAGCCGGAAATCTCCAGCTCCTCTACGGCTTTTCCTATCTCCGGATCATTAAGCAAATCGGCAGGAATATCCTTCGTATTGGAATTAATTTCCGTGAGGAAACGGAGCCACAATACCATCATGCGCTTGTCGGCAATGGAATGAGGAGTAAACTTAGGGAGTTCAATGAAGGTGAAATGCAAGCCTTCGATGACCTTATTGCTGTCCTTATCGTGCACGATGCGGTAGTTGTGGATGAAATCGGGAGTATCATGCGCAAAGATATCATTTATCAGGTTGAGAGAATACACTGGTTGCAGTTCGCTGTATTTTCCGCCCTTTTTAGCCTGACTCACATAGAGCTTGGATGCATTGAAAAGTACTCGCTGCTG
The Segatella copri DNA segment above includes these coding regions:
- a CDS encoding Rpn family recombination-promoting nuclease/putative transposase, with protein sequence MVMKYLDPKADLTFKKIFGNHPKRLISLLNALLPLSEEEQIHEIKYLPTELVPQLEGGKNTIVDVLCTDVRGRKFCVEMQMEWSDAFQQRVLFNASKLYVSQAKKGGKYSELQPVYSLNLINDIFAHDTPDFIHNYRIVHDKDSNKVIEGLHFTFIELPKFTPHSIADKRMMVLWLRFLTEINSNTKDIPADLLNDPEIGKAVEELEISGFSDAELRAYDKFWDSVSVERTLIDDSYQKGKEKGKEEGIAEGMEKGRAEGKHEANTETAQRLLAMGLSAEQVSKATQLPLEIIKNLSNS
- a CDS encoding DUF4827 domain-containing protein, with translation MKKFLFAIMAFAALFSLAACNDTETYKEQRDRELDSISSFLRHENVKVISEEEFKSRWEKKQKDNSVVLTDTSKNNNEYVLFNSNGIYMQVLDMGCGDYIQKGETTDVLVRFYEYNLGLKAAICNESLQLTNNTVVYSYMLDKMSVTNNSGTFTGSFDTSNSLMAATYNSSTYYGTSGTVPSGWLIPFSWVKIGRPKKDSEHVAHVRILVPHSYGTTAASGSVYACLYDMTLQRGR
- the glmM gene encoding phosphoglucosamine mutase; translation: MTLIKSISGIRGTIGGPAGDTLNPLDIVKFTSAYATFIRRSGASKSNTIVVGRDARISGEMVKNVVCGTLMGMGYDVLNIGLATTPTTELAVTMSGAAGGIIITASHNPRQWNALKLLNEKGEFLTAANGNEVLSIAEKEDFEYADVDNLGKYTEDNTFNKRHIDSVLALKLVDVEAIKNAHFKVCVDAINSVGGVILPELLDALGVEYTFLNGEPTGDFAHNPEPLEKNLGGIMDELKKGGYDMGIVVDPDVDRLAFICEDGKMFGEEYTLVSVADYVLSKTPGNTVSNLSSTRALRDVTEKHGGSYCASAVGEVNVTTKMKDVHAVIGGEGNGGVIYPESHYGRDALVGIALFLSSLAHKGCKVSELRASFPNYFIAKNRIDLTASTDVDAILVKVKEMYGKEKDVTVTDIDGVKLDFPDKWVHLRKSNTEPIIRVYSEASTMEQADELGKKLMQVVYDMQ